In Syntrophorhabdales bacterium, the genomic window AGCATGATAGAAAGCTGATCGCTGCTGCAGGGCTCGATCCGACCACGTACGAATCAGGCAAGTACAAGGGCCAGAGCAAGATCAGCAAGCGAGGAAATCGTCATGTCCGCAGAGTCATCTGGCTGATGACAACGAAGGTGATCATTGCCGATCCTATGTTTCGCGCGTACTACTTCAAGAGAAAAGAAGAAGGACTCATCTACAAGAAAGCGGTGCTGGCCACTGCGCACAAACTAATCAGAGTAATGTTTTCGATGTTGGTACATCAAAAACCTTTTGATCCGGAGAGGAGGAAATAAATATGGTTGACCGGAAGCAAGTATTTTCAAATTTTGCTTGCAATACACGAGTACCACCAGAAA contains:
- a CDS encoding transposase — protein: MRGIGEKTALNFLIEMGGDIKAFEHDRKLIAAAGLDPTTYESGKYKGQSKISKRGNRHVRRVIWLMTTKVIIADPMFRAYYFKRKEEGLIYKKAVLATAHKLIRVMFSMLVHQKPFDPERRK